One genomic segment of Flavobacteriaceae bacterium includes these proteins:
- a CDS encoding helix-turn-helix domain-containing protein has protein sequence MNNDVLKAFGNRVRELRLTKKWSQERLAEKTDFHRTYIGMIERGERNISLKNIYRLAKDFDIKIENFFLDI, from the coding sequence ATGAATAACGATGTTTTAAAAGCATTTGGAAATCGAGTTCGTGAATTACGATTAACAAAAAAATGGAGTCAAGAAAGGTTAGCTGAAAAAACAGACTTCCATAGAACTTATATAGGTATGATTGAAAGAGGTGAACGAAATATCTCTCTTAAAAATATATACAGGTTAGCAAAAGATTTTGATATAAAAATTGAAAACTTTTTTCTAGATATATGA
- a CDS encoding winged helix-turn-helix transcriptional regulator produces the protein MKKFILDEIDHQILDILIENARTPFTDIAKKLLVSAGTIHIRVKKMEDEGIIQGSTLTLNYEKMGYSFIAHVGIFMERTSMTKEVIKSLRKIPNITVAYVTAGKYNIFCKLRAKGTIDAKEIIYQIDEIPGVNRTETMIALEESINDKKRMMHAIFREL, from the coding sequence ATGAAAAAATTCATATTAGACGAAATCGATCATCAGATTTTAGACATTTTGATTGAAAACGCTAGAACCCCCTTTACCGATATTGCAAAAAAATTACTAGTTTCAGCAGGAACCATACATATAAGAGTAAAAAAAATGGAGGATGAAGGTATTATTCAAGGATCTACGCTAACATTGAATTATGAGAAAATGGGGTATTCTTTTATTGCTCACGTAGGTATCTTTATGGAAAGGACGTCAATGACAAAAGAAGTAATTAAAAGCTTAAGAAAAATACCCAATATAACCGTTGCCTATGTAACAGCCGGTAAGTACAACATCTTTTGTAAGTTAAGAGCAAAAGGGACTATTGATGCCAAGGAAATTATTTATCAAATAGACGAAATTCCTGGTGTAAACAGAACGGAAACGATGATTGCCTTGGAAGAAAGCATCAATGATAAAAAGAGAATGATGCATGCCATCTTCAGAGAACTATAA